Sequence from the Verrucomicrobiota bacterium genome:
CCACGAGGGAAGTCGCGCGGTCGAAGACGGCCGGCTGCTCGCCGACGACCGCCACTGCCCCACCGTCGATCGCTTGCCCGGCATAAGCGTGGCCATCCGCCTGTTCACCGCGAATCGCCACGAACAGGCTGCCGGGTACGGCTTTTCGGGAATCATAACATAAATGCGTGATGTCCCGGTCGACCGGTCCAGTCACGGACGTGGGTTGAAGACGTTCAATCAGGCGTTGCAACTGCATTGTCTCGTGAGCCTCAGTCGCGCGCGGCGGCGGTCAAGGATTCTTTCTTGGAGGTGGCGGCGTTTCCCGCCACATGGGGTTCGACTTCCGTGGGACGCAAGTCGAGGTAATTTGCCGCCCGCTCCGCCATACGGGCAAAAATCGGCCCGGCCACCAGGCCGCCGTACGCTTCACCGGGCTTGGTTTGCGGGTCGTCCAGCATCACCAGAAGGCTGAACTTGGGATCATCGGCCGGCATGAACCCGACGAATGACGTCACGTAGCGCCCCTGGTAGTAGCCCCCCTTCGGATCAACCTTCTGCGCCGTACCCGTCTTGCCCGCCACCGTAAAGCCTTTGACCGCGGCCTTCTGGGCAGTGCCTTGTTTGGTCACCACGTCTTTCAGGGCCGAAACAACTTTTTTCGTGGTTTCAGTCGAAACCACTTGCCGGATCACCTCGGGCGCAAACGTCACCACCGGGCGCCCGTCGGGATCGGTAATCCTGGCCACGATCAACGGTTTCATGAGTTTGCCGCCATTGGCGATGGTGGACATCGCGGTGACCAATTGCAGCGGGGTGACCGCCACCGACTGGCCCATGGGGACGCGGGTAATCTCCAGCTTGGTCCAGCGGTTGAGCGGAATCACCAGGCCGGGGATCTCGCCGGTCAGCGCGACGCCGGTCCTCTCGCCAAAACCAAAATTCCGGATGTACTGATAAAGCTTGTCGTCGCCAAGCTGCAACGCCAGCTTGGCCACCCCGATGTTGCTCGACTTGGCCAGAATCTGGTGGACGGTGAGCACGCCCATGGGATGGGCGTCCCGCAGGACGCGCCCGGCGTATTGAAAATGGCCGTTCTCGCAGAAAATCGAGGTGTTGGGCGTGACCAGCTTCTCCTCCAGCGCGGCCGAGGTGGCGACGATCTTGAACGTTGACCCCGGTTCCACCATGTCCACGATGGCGCCGTTTTTCTGCTGTTCGGGTTTGGACTCCCCGGCGGCGTTGGGGTCGAACGTGGGCCGGCTGCTCATCGCCAGGATCTCGCCGGTGACCGGGCGCATCATCACCGCGATGGCCCGCTGCGGATGATACTGGGCACAAGCGGCGTCGAGTTCCTGCTCGATGATGCTCTGCAGACCCAGGTCGATCGTGACGGTCACGTCGCAACCGTCTTTGGCCGGCTTTTCCAGCCCGCGGTAAGGCACCAGTTCACGCCCCGTCCGGTCAATCTCAATGTAGCGGAACCCGTCGGCCCCCTGCAGAAATTCCTGCATCGATCGCTCGACGCCCATCACGCCTTCGTGCTTGTGATCGATAAACCCCAGCACCTGGGCCAGCAGCGAGCCGTTCGGGTACATCCGTTTGAAACCGGGCTCGAAACGGATCCCCTTCAACCTGGCGGCACGCAGGTTAGCCCGGATCTCCTCGACTTTGGCCTCAGACACTTCCTGCTTCAGGACGACGTATTTCGCGCCGGAACCGAGCCTGGCGGCAAGTTCACGCGGATCCACCTCCAGCTGATTTGCGATTGCCTCAGCCACAGCCATCGGCTCCCGGATGAGCGACGAATCTCCGACCACCGTCTCGACCGGGAGGTTGTCGGCAAGGACCTCGTCGTGGATGTCTCGCACCATGCCGCGCTTTGCATAAATGGTTTGCCTGTGAACATGCTTTTCCGCAGCCCGCGCCGCGTACTCCTCATGCTTGACGATCTGGAGATCGATCAGCCGGAATGAGTACACGCTGAACAGCCCGACCAAACCGCAACATACGGTGACGGCACGCGTCTGCGCATCCCACCTCATCTCATTCTACTTCGTAAGGGTCGTCGAAAAACCGCGGTTGGAGACGGGCCTGAGCTCGTCGCCGGTACGGTCGTGGCGGGAGTTGCTGTTAAGACGAACCAGCTGATCGTTCGCGATCGAGACAAGCCCGAGCGACTCCTTCGCGAGCTTCTTTTCCAGGTAAGCCCGCGAGCTCAGCGAGGCAATCTGCGCATTGACGACTTCATTACTGGCATGGAGGCGAGCTAACTCCGCCTCAAGGTGACGTTGGATGTTCCCGTACTGTTGGGCCTGGTTCTTGAAGTACACGTACGAAAGGCCGGCCACCGCCAGTAAGGCGGTGCAAAGCATCATCTTCAGGATGGAGGCGACCTTTATTGAATAAGTGATGTTGCGGCGAGCACTACGGTTCATAACGGATTCGTTCTACTGCCCTGAGTTTGGCGCTGCGGGCGCGCGCGTTTTCTCGAACTTCTGCTTCACTCGGGACCACCGCCCGGGAATTAACCAATCGAAAGGCAAACAGCGGGTTAGGCCGCGGCGCCGGCCACTCCGGCCGGTCATCCCACTCGCGGGTCAGATCGCGGAAATAGTTCTTGACGAGACGATCCTCCAACGAATGAAAAGTGATCACTGCCATCCGGCCGCCTAACTTGAGCACCGTCCGCAGATTGGCAAGGCCGGCGCTCACCTGTTCCAACTCCCGGTTTACTACCAGCCGCAACGCCTGAAACACCTTTGTCGCCGGATGACGCGGGCCCCTTCGCGGTACCACCGAACTAACCAGATCCGCCAGCTCCGCCGTAGTCCGTAACGGCTTTTCCGCCCGGTGCCGCACGATCCGGGCCGCGATCCGCCGCGCCGCCGGTTCATCGCCTAATCGCCAGAACCATTCGGCCAGCTGGGTTTCACCGGCCGACTGCAGAAGCTCCGCCGCAGTCGGCCCGTCCCGCGGATCCATCCGCATGTCCAGCGGGCCGTCCTGCTGAAAACTGAAGCCGCGCTCGGGCGTGTCGAGCTGGTGTGAGGAAACTCCCAGGTCAAGCAGCACACCGTCAAACGGCCCCAGGCGCAGCTCCGCCAGCCGCTCGTGGACCGTGGCGAAATCACTTTGCAGAAAAGAGAAGCGGACGCCGTACTCGCCGAACAGCTTGCGCGCCTCCCCAAGGGCGGCCGGATCCCGGTCGCTCGCCACCACCGCCGCACCCGATTCCAGCAACGCCCGCGTGTGCCCGCCGCCGCCGAATGTGCCATCGAAAAAAACCTTGCCGGGCCCCGGCTGCAGCACCGCCAGGACTTCCTGCAGAAGCACCGGCCGGTGGTAACCGTGCCCCGGCCCTTTTTTCATAGCTGAAGAGGTTTTCTTTTTGCGCTGCATCCTCGTGCGCTCCGTGTCCTAAGACTTCGCCGCCGCCTAACTAAACTGAACCAAACTCAACTAAACTAAATGCCTAAACTGTCGCACACCTCGTCAAAACCGGGCCCCTCCTCCTCCTGCTCGGACGCCCGTTCCCATCCGGCCCAGCTCTCCAGGTTCCACACTTCGATGCGATGATTGTTGCCTACCAGCATTACCTCACCCCGAAGCTGCAATTGACTGCATTGCTCGGCCGGAATCACCATCCGGCCTGCCTTGTCCACCACCAGGGACTGCGCCCGGGAAAAAAATTGCCTGATGAACTTCTGGCGTGCCTTCGGTTTGAGGCTGCCGTCGTCCTCTACCTTGTCGACCACTCTCCGCATGGCCCCAGGCGGCAGCACCATCAAAAAACCATCCTTCAGATTTGGTATCGAAAAGAACTTATCGAGCTCCTTCTGCCGCCACGGGGCCGGGATGGTGACGCGGTTTTTCACGTCCATCGTGTGCCGGAATTTTCCGACAAACATCGGCTCGGTGATCGGCAGGGGGTCCATATGCAGCGTTTCACCCGACTAACCCAGCGGTGCTCCACAACGCCCCACTTCTAGCCACTTTCCGCCACGCGGGTCAACGAATTTCCCGCCGCCAAAATAAGTTTCAGGCAACCTGCCCCTAGGTTTTATTAAGATAACAACCTGATGGACAAATTGTGCCTAAAATCAGCCGTTCTGACGGATTTTTTGCAGTTGAAACGTAAAAATGACCTAAATCGGCCTTTTTTTACGGCTTTCACGTCATCCCGCGCAAATGCGGAAAATTTTTGGCGCGACATCGGCCAAAGGGGTCAGGGCAAACCCTGAGTCGGCCTCTGCGAACCAGAAGTAGACCCAAGGCCGACGTCGCGCAAGTGAAAGAATTTGCGGACCGCTCGTTTCCTTCGAGATACCCCCAAAACTTTTTTCCATAACCTGAAGCGCATATGTTTTTTAAGCACGTCGCCGTTTCGCCCGTTCGTTCGTTGAAATCCGCCACCGCGTTTCTGGGCATTTTCAAATCACACTTTTTGGCCTGGTAATAATATGGGTCGCACGCCTATTCCCGGCGCTTTCCCTGCAAATGCCGGCCGCTTTTCCCCTCCGATCGCCCGCGCCCGGACGCGCGGTTCCCAACCCGCCGAAATCAATGCGGCCCGCGCCGCTGAAGCCGGTGCGTGCGCTTTCGCCCGGGCCGCCCTTGCGGGGCGTTGCACCGGGCCGGAACGGATCCCTCCCGCCGCCGGCGTTTGATTTCGCCCGCCGCCGGCACGGCCCGGCTTCGGGAGGCAAAATAAAACGGTCCTCCCGCGCTTTGCTTGGAAGTTTGGGAAACCAACGGGTGCCGGCGGTTCCCGGAAGGATGGTCAATTATTCTCCCGGGCGTATCGGGCCCATATCCGCGCTTTCGTTCAAGGCCGGAGTGCAACCACGCAAAGTGCGGGAGAACAAAAAAAACGGGGCCTGAAGGACGTTTGAGACGTCTGCCCGGGCCGTTTCCGGCGGCTTCCCGCCGGGCAGCCGCGGGGAGCGTTTACGCGGCGATAAAAATAGACGATATTTGATCGACGGATTTCCGCTCGTGTTTAAACAATCCTGTGGTATATTACGCGCCTCTATGGCTATTCAGAAGAAAAATGCATTTTCTCGCCGCCTCCCTGACCTAGTCACCGAAGAACTCGTGGCCGTGCTGTCTCAAAAGAAGGCTTTTGAATTCAAGCAGCTGTTCGAGATCGTGCACGAGAATCTGCGGCAGCGCAACGCTGCAAGTGGGGGTGAGGAGATGTTACGTTTGCGGGCTTACGAAAAACTCCAGAATCTGGTAGCCAGGGGCGCCGTGAAAAAGAACGGCAAATCCTACAAAGGCGATTCGGCGGCGTTGGCGGCCATGGCGGCAGCGAATGCGGCCCAAGCGGCGGCTGCCCCGGCAGCGTCCCGTTCTTAAGCCTTTATGGTTCAGGACTACCTCCCGGTCCTTTTACAGGTGCTGGTTGCGATCGGATTCGCGGGCGCCGCTCTGTTGATCAGCGTCCTCGTCGGCAGGACGGGCAGGCGCAATCCGGTCAAAGATTCCGCCTACGAGTGCGGGATGTTGGCAAAAGGCGACCCGCAGCCCCGGTTCAGCGTGAAGTTTTATCTCGTGGCGATGCTGTTCATCCTCTTCGACATCGAGATTGTGTTCATGTACCCGTGGGCGGTGGTGTACCGCGATTATATCGCCCGGTACAGCAGCCTTCCGATCCTCGCGAGCATGCTCGGCTTCATCATCATCCTGATGGTCGGCTTCGTGTACGCGGTCAGGAAAGGCGCCCTGGACTGGAAACGTTGACCGGCCGGTCAGACCCTGAACTTTAAAATCGATTACCTGAAACATCCGATCGCGGGCGGCCTTGCCGGGCCGTCCGCCGTCCGCCGTTTGCGTTCGGTTTTCGCGGCGGGATCATGATCGCGAAAAAAGCCTATTATGAAGGCCGCGTGCAAGGCGTCGGCTTCCGCTTTTCGGTGAAGGAGCTGGCGGCCGGTTTTGATGTGACCGGATACGCTCGGAACCTTCCCGACGGCCGGGTGGAACTGGAGGTCCAAGGCGCGGACCAGGAAACGGACGCCTTCCTGCAGGCCATCCTGGAAAGCCACTTGCGCCCGCACATCACCCGCTGGACCGTTCAACCGGCCGAAGTCTCCCCGGGCCGCAAAGGGTTTTCGATCCGTTAACCAACCCGCCTACGGCGTCCTTCAACTGCAAGCTCGACGGGCGTGCCCGATCGCAGCATATTGTTTGAACGATGCGGTTTGCGATTTTTGGCGATATCCACGCCAACTTGGAGGCGTTCCAGGTCGTTTTGACCGACGCGCAAGAGCAAGGTTGCCGCGGTTTCATTTGTCTCGGAGATATCGTTGGGTATAACGCCAATCCGCGCGAGTGCCTCGACCTCGTGCGCCAACTGGGCTGCGCTGCCGTGGTTAAGGGAAATCATGATGACTACGTCGCCACCAGCACGCTGCTGACCCATTTCAATTCATTGGCCCAGGTCGCGATCCAGTGGAGCCGGGAACAACTCACGGCCGAAGCGAAACACTGGCTCTGGACTCGTCCGCTCGTCGCGTTTTACGATTCCATGACCGTCGTCCACGCCACGTTGGATGACCCGTCCAGCTGGGGTTACGTGCTGAATCAGTTGGATGCGGCGGCAAGTTTCACCTGGCAGAAAACGCCGATTTGCTTCTTCGGTCACACCCACGTGCCCAGGCTGTACGTTCACGGCGCCACCGTTGCCGGTTATCCTCTCAAGGAATTGCGCATCGAACCGAACAAGCAATACTTTATCAACGTCGGCAGCGTGGGCCAGCCGCGCGACGGGGATCCCCGGGCCGCTTACGCCGTCTTCGATCATGACGCCGGTACGGTCCAGCTCCGGCGGCTGCCGTACGATATCGAGCGGACGCAGGCAAAGATCATCGCGGCCGGGTTGCCGCTGAAATTGGCGGAACGCTTGAGCGTGGGGAAATGAAGCCCCCCGGAAAAGTTTGCAGGTTTCTGCACGGGCGCCCGTTGCATGCCGCCGGTCCGGCGGTTTAATTGAGGAAAATATGCCATCGTTCGACGTCGTATCCGAAGTTGACAAACAAGAGATCGACAACGCGCTGAACCAGGCACGCAAGGAACTTGCCACCCGGTTCGATTTTAAAGACACCAAGGCGTCGATCGAACTCACTTCTCCCACGGTGATCGAACTTCAAGCCGAGGACGCCAACCGGCTCAAATCGCTGGGCGAAATCGTAATCGGCAAGCTGGCCAAGCGGAACATCGACCTCCGGAACATCGACCGCAAAGACCCGGCCATTTCACCCCTGGGGCACGCCCGCCAGGAACTGCACGTCAAACAAGGGTTGGATGGGGACAAGGCCAAGGAAATCAACAAGGCCATCAAGGCCCTGGACCTCAAGGTTCAGAGCCAGTTGATGGACCGCCAGGTCCGGGTTACCGGCAAAAAACGGGACGAACTGCAGGCGGTCATTCAATTCCTGCGCAGTAAGGATTTCGGGGTCGGCCTGAGTTATAAGAATTTCCGGGACTAGGATGCGCCGTATAACCGGGTCCACCCTTTCGGCGGCACACGGGGGCCGCAGCGGGTTTGGCGGGCACAACGAAAGAGTTCACACGGTCACACGGCGGGCACGGCGTAAAAGACTCACACGGCGCCACGGCGGAACACGGCGGGAAGAGGAAAGCCGGCAGTGAGGGCGGCCGGTCAGGCACGCCGAGAATCTACGCCGTCTTTGCCCCGGAGCGGCGAGCGTACTCGGCATTAAAGTTCCAGGCTACGGCCGCTCCGGGGCAAAGACGGCGTAATCCTTTCCGGGGGACGAACGTCGGCTGCTGGGTAATTTTGCCTTCCCGCCGTGGCTCGCCGTGTTCGCCGTGTGAACTCAGTCGCCGTGCCCGCTAAACCCGCTGTGCCCGCTGTGTGACCGAAGCCCCTTACCCTCCTTGCACGGGCGGCATGAGCGAAACAAGGTCATTGGCCCGGAGCACGGCGTTGCGGTCCGCGTAAGCCTCACCGACGGCGACCAGGAGGTGGCGATCCCAGTTGCGCAGCGGCGGCACGGCAGTGAACACCGCTTCAAGCAGTTCCGCCACGGTTGCACCCTCCGGCAGCTCCACGCGATCGGGGCCGCGAAGACCTTTCAGGTGTGAAAAGTATTGGAGGCGAACCGTCATCACGGGGTGCGCAAGACGCCGATTAACGGCAGGTTACGGTAACCCTCTTCATAATCCAGCCCGTAGCCGACGACGAATTCGTCTTCGATGTCGAACCCGACGTAGTCCACGCTGACGGCGCGCTCGCGTTGTCTTCGTTTTCTCAGCAACACGCAGCTGCGAATGCTCAGCGGCGCCTGTTTTTCCTGCAGGGCCGTGATGATCGCGGCCAGCGTGTGCCCGCTGTCCAGAATGTCGTCCAGCAAAAGCACGTGGCGCTGCTGCAAATCCGGCAAGGTCGAAAGATCGAAATCCACCCTTCCTGAGGTTACGGTGCGGCCGTAATAGCTCCGCACGCGCAGGCAATCCAGCTGTAGCGGCAACGGAATCCGGCGAAGCAAATCCGCCATGAAAATGAGGCTGCCGTTGAGGATGGCGATCACAGTAAGATCCAGGCCTTGGTAGTCGTGCGTGATTTCCTCGGCCAGGACATCGAGCCGCGCAAAAATTTCTGCTTCCTGGAAAAGAACCTTTTCGAGATCGCGGTGCATAGCCCTCCAAATAATGCCACACATGCCACAAGCGGAAAAATGCCACAAATGGAGAGGTCACGATTCGATCCCGCGGCCACTGATGGCACACTTGCGTAAATCATGGGTGAATGTAACCGCTGGCGACCTCTGCATTTGTGGCATTCTCTGCCGTGGCATTTGCCTTCTCCTGCCCGGAGCCTTGAGTGCAGCTCAGTCATTTGTGGCATTTTTCCGCTTGTGGCATTCTCTGCCGTAGCATTTGTGGCATTCTCCGCCATGGCGTACACGAGACTCTCCGAACACGATTTCGACCAGAAACTGCGCGAGATGGGCAACTACCTTTGGGACCTCGACCAAGCAGCGGATCTGGCCAGTGCGCATGATCAGCGCGGGGAGGTTGAGCGGATCGAGGCAAAAATCCAGGCCGTTGGTCAAAGGGCCGCCGGCTTTGCGGCCATACCGGGATCGCACGCGCTGCTGGCGGCGTACGTTGCCGGCCTGGCGGCCCGGATGATTCGGGAATGGCAGTCCGCCGCCGGGTGGTTCCAGCGGGTCGTGGCCCGGCACCCCGAAAACGGAGACGCCTGGCTGGAACTGACCTGGTGTCTGGCCGAACTGCAGGACTGGCCGAAATGCATCGAGGCCGCGCGTCAGGCGACCCGCCTTTACCCGGGAGCGAGTGCCGGCTGGGGTAACCTCGCGATGGCCCTGCGCTCGGCCGGGGATTTCGACGGCGCCAGACGCGCTGTCGGGCGGGCGTTGGAACTCGATCCGAAGGACCCAAGAAATCTGCAGCTCAGAGACGAACTGGAAGCGGGATGAGGACCGGCAAAGTTCTGATGCCGGGTTTCGGGCCGAGCCGTTTGCAGCCACCGGACATAACGCCTTACAGCCAACCACTCATAAATTAGCGAATTTGCACTCCGACCCGTTCAAACCTTCTGACTTCGATCGCGGCATTCATGAACCGGCCGTGCTCACGCGCGTGCAAGCCATCCTGTTTGACACCTTCGGCACCCTCGTCGACTGGCGCTCCAGTTTGATCAGGGAACTGAGCGCCTTCGGCCGGCGTCGAGGCGCGATAGCTGACTGGCCGCGGTTGGTCGATAAGTGGCGAGCCGCGTATTACCCATCCATGGACCGGGTCCGGAAGGGCGAACAACCCTGGACCATCCTGGATGCGTTGCACCGCCAGAGTTTGCAAGGGTTGGTGGCGGAGCTTGGGATTGACGGCCTCGGCCCGGACGATCTCGACGAACTGACCGGCGCGTGGCACCGGTTAAGGCCGTGGCCCGACGTGCCGGGAGGCATGCAGCGCCTCGCCGCACATTATTTTTTAGGGCCGTTGTCCAACGCCAACGTCTCGTTGCTGATGCGGCTGCGCAAGTTTACCGGTCTGCCCTGGGACGTCATCCTGGGCGCCGACTTATGGCAGCATTACAAGCCTGATCCCGAAACCTACCGGGGAGCCTGCCGTTTGCTGGGATTACGGCCCTCGGAAGTCATGCTGGTCGCCGCCCATAATGATGACCTGCGCGCGGCGCGCGCCGAAGGGCTCCGCACCGGTTTTATCCCGCGGCGTGCCGAGTACGGGCCGCATCAGACCAAGGATTTTGCACCGGAGGAAGCCTGGACGGTCGTGGCCGCTGACCTCGAGGACCTCGCATCACTGCTTTGCCCTGAAAGCGCGGCAGGAGAGTAGAACCCGCTGCCGTTTGGTCAGTTCTTGAGGGAAATGGACGCCTTCGGCCCGGGGGGCACGGGCGAGGTTGCGCCCATTTTGAGCTAGCTAGCCGTTGCCCCGGAGCGGCAGCCGGAGAGCAGCCACCGTGGGTCCAGGCCTCAAGGTTACACCGGAGCCGAAGGGCATTCCGGCGGGCGGCGCAGGAGGTGCCATAAATATTAGAAATCGTTATTGTTTTTAATGATTTTGACTATAGAATCGGCCACATAGGATATTACGCATCTGTCCGGCCTTCGGGATCCGTTGGGCGATGTCTCGGCTCGTCCGGCGTCCCCGCGGGTGGTTCGAACGTCGCGCACATTTTAGGACGCTGCTATGGATTGTTTTAACCGGTTTTCTCACGCTTCGGGCTCATTCCGCATGGATTTGGCTGCACCTGCGATTCTGGCCTGCGGACGTTAAACAAACACCGTGCCGCTGCCGTCGTCACCTTCTCCTGCCATGCCATCTCCCTCACCCTTGCCCACCTCGTCTTCCGCCGGAACGTGTTTGATTTTCACCGGGGCCACCCCATTTTCCGCGCTCTTTTTCGTCGCTGGCGATACGATCCGTACGCCGGAGATCCGGAGCGTTTGGTGCCCAGGCCCCGCGCCATCGGAAATTGCTGAAGCTCAAACCGGCCCGGCCGGGCAGCAACAAAGCGGGTCCGCTGGTCGTCCGTGACCGGTACACGCCCTGAAATAAGGTATGACGGAAAAGATCCGCGTGTTGTATTTGGAGGGTCGCGCCCTGGATGCCGCGCTGGTACGCGAGCAACTGGCAGCGGATGGTTTGCCCTGCAGCGTCCTGCATGCCCGCCGCAAAGAGCATTTCGAAGCGGCGTTAACCCAGGGTGCGTTTGAGCTGATTCTTATCGATGACCGCCTGCCCGATTCCGGTTACCTCTCGGCCCTGGAATTCGCATCAGCAAGGCAGCCGGGCGTACCTTTAATCATTATTTCCGCAGAGGCAGGGGATGAAAAGGCCGTCGAGTGCCTCAGACGCGGTGCCGCCGGCTACGTGCGAAAGGGATGCCTCACCCGATTGGCCACAGTTGTGCGGCGCGCGCTTGCCGAAGCGGAACGCCACCGGCGTGAGGGGTGGTTTCGTTCGTTGATCGAAAACGCCTTCGACGTGATCACGGTGATCAATGCCGAAGGCCTCATTCAGTTTCAAAGCCCTTCAATGCACCGGGTGCTGGGTTACCCGTCCGCGAACGTCTTGGGCCATAACGTCCTCGAGTTGGTGCACCCGGCGGACCTGCCGCCCGCGCGGGCGGCATTTCAGACGGTCCTTTGCGGGCCGTCACGGACGGTGACCGTGGAGTGCCGTTGGCGGCATCGCGACGGCCATTGGCGGGTGCTGCAATGCAGCAGCCGGGCGCTGCCGGTCAAGGGAGGCGAAAGCCTGGTGGTGATCAACGCTCGCGACATCACCGAGGCGAAGCAACTGGAAGCTCAATTGCGGCAGGCACGGACGAAGGAGACCATGAGGCAGGTCGCCGACGGGATTGCCCATGACTTTAATAACCTGCTCTCAGCCATCCTGGGTCACTGCGAAGTGCTCGCCATGAAATTGACCGCCGACGGGTCATTACGGGAATCCGTTACTGAAATCGGGGCGGCGGCCGGGCGGGCCGTCACCTTGACCCAGCAACTCCTGGCGTTCGGCCGCCGGCAGGCCCTCGAGCCGCAGGTGCTCGACATAAATGCCGGGCTGGCCGGGGCTGAAGACATGCTGCACCGGCTCACCGGTGAAAACGTGCGGATCACTACCCACCTGCAATCTGACTTAAAACCCGTGCTGGCCGACCCGGGTCAGCTCGATCAGGTCTTGCTGAATCTGGCCATCAACGCCCGCGACGCCATGCCGCACGGCGGTACCTTGTGTTTTGAGACCCGTAATGTCGATCTCCACCCGGCCTGCACCCGGGCCCGTCTCGGCGTTCAGCCGGGTCACCACGTCCTGTTGGCGGTCACTGACACCGGCACCGGCATGAGCCCGGAGGTGCAATCCCGGAACTTTGAGCCTTTCTTTGCGACCAAGCGCGATGGGCAAGGCACGGGGCTGGAATTGGCGACGGTGCAGGGCATCGTCGAACAGATCGGGGGCTACATGGAAGTGTACAGTTTACCGGGCCTGGGCACGACCTATAAACTTTACCTGCCGGCATTCACACCGCCGCCGGGGACCAAGGTAACGGCAGGTCCGCCGGATCAGTCGCCGAAAGAGCGCCGCGACCGGGTACTGCTGGTGGATGATGAGCCGTCCGTGCGCGCCGTAACGATGCGCCTGTTGGAAAGCCTCGGGTACGAGGTCCTGGAGGCGGCCGGCACCGCGGAGGCGTTGAACCTGGTGGAAGGTGGCCGGGAAGATATTGATCTGTTGATGACCGACGTCCTTATGCAGGGCCGGAACGGCCGGGAGTTGGCCGATACGCTCCGCCGCCGTGACCCGAACCTTAAAGTGTTGTTCCAGAGTGGCTATATGGGCGATGTTCTGGCGCGTCACGGCATCGTGGAGTCCGAAATGGCGTTTTTGCAAAAGCCCTTCACACGGGAAGTCCTGGCCAGAAAGGTTCACGAAGCGCTCGGCCGGCCGTGCGCGGAGCTATCCGGCAGGGAAGCTCAACCCGTCATCGGTCCGAACGTCCGGAAACGCAATTTGGGACCTCGCCCGGATCCCATCCCGGACCACGTAACGTAATGTCATCTCGGTGGTCATCGCCGCCGGCCTGATGCGCGGTACCGGCCGTTTCAACCTCGCCAAGGCTTGGTGGCGCGTTCGGCCGGTGTGGGGGCGGCCCTGAGCAACCTGACGCCCGGTTCCTGGTGCAAGCCTTTGGGTACCCGGCGGGTTTTCTAACCTTAAGCGCCATTGCGATCTGTGGGCGCTCGCACATTCTCTCCTGGAAGATTATTACTTAAGGTGAGGAAACAGTTTCGTTCGAAAGCCAAGCCGTGTTTTTCTTTTTCCCGATCCCTGAATTCTGGAAGACACTGCTCATCACGGCCATCGCGATCCTCACGCTGGCGGGCATCATGACCCGGCCATTCCGATGGAACGAGGCCGCCATCGCCCTGGCCGGTGCGGCCCTCCTGCTTGGGCTGGGCCTGGTCAGCCCCCTCGATGCCGTCCGCACCCTGGCGGAGGATTGGAACACGTTTTTCTTTTTTCTCGGCATGATGGGCCTGTCCACCCTGGCCGAGGCCGCCGGTTTGTTTGACTGGCTGGCCGTCCAGGCCGCACGCTTCGCCGGCCGGAGCGCCGCACGGCTCTTCGTGAACGTCTTTGTGCTTGGCAGCCTCATCTCAATGCTCCTGTCCAACGATGCCACCGCGCTGATCCTCACCCCGGTTGTCTATGTGATCGTGACCAAGCTGCGGCTGCCGGTATTGCCCTTCATGTTTGCCTGCACCTTTATCGCCGACACCGCCTCCTTTCTGTTGCCCATCAGCAACCCTACGAACATCATCGTGCTCTCGCATTTTCCGCTGGATCTGTTGACC
This genomic interval carries:
- a CDS encoding response regulator, with the protein product MTEKIRVLYLEGRALDAALVREQLAADGLPCSVLHARRKEHFEAALTQGAFELILIDDRLPDSGYLSALEFASARQPGVPLIIISAEAGDEKAVECLRRGAAGYVRKGCLTRLATVVRRALAEAERHRREGWFRSLIENAFDVITVINAEGLIQFQSPSMHRVLGYPSANVLGHNVLELVHPADLPPARAAFQTVLCGPSRTVTVECRWRHRDGHWRVLQCSSRALPVKGGESLVVINARDITEAKQLEAQLRQARTKETMRQVADGIAHDFNNLLSAILGHCEVLAMKLTADGSLRESVTEIGAAAGRAVTLTQQLLAFGRRQALEPQVLDINAGLAGAEDMLHRLTGENVRITTHLQSDLKPVLADPGQLDQVLLNLAINARDAMPHGGTLCFETRNVDLHPACTRARLGVQPGHHVLLAVTDTGTGMSPEVQSRNFEPFFATKRDGQGTGLELATVQGIVEQIGGYMEVYSLPGLGTTYKLYLPAFTPPPGTKVTAGPPDQSPKERRDRVLLVDDEPSVRAVTMRLLESLGYEVLEAAGTAEALNLVEGGREDIDLLMTDVLMQGRNGRELADTLRRRDPNLKVLFQSGYMGDVLARHGIVESEMAFLQKPFTREVLARKVHEALGRPCAELSGREAQPVIGPNVRKRNLGPRPDPIPDHVT
- a CDS encoding tetratricopeptide repeat protein, with translation MAFSAVAFVAFSAMAYTRLSEHDFDQKLREMGNYLWDLDQAADLASAHDQRGEVERIEAKIQAVGQRAAGFAAIPGSHALLAAYVAGLAARMIREWQSAAGWFQRVVARHPENGDAWLELTWCLAELQDWPKCIEAARQATRLYPGASAGWGNLAMALRSAGDFDGARRAVGRALELDPKDPRNLQLRDELEAG
- a CDS encoding haloacid dehalogenase type II; its protein translation is MHEPAVLTRVQAILFDTFGTLVDWRSSLIRELSAFGRRRGAIADWPRLVDKWRAAYYPSMDRVRKGEQPWTILDALHRQSLQGLVAELGIDGLGPDDLDELTGAWHRLRPWPDVPGGMQRLAAHYFLGPLSNANVSLLMRLRKFTGLPWDVILGADLWQHYKPDPETYRGACRLLGLRPSEVMLVAAHNDDLRAARAEGLRTGFIPRRAEYGPHQTKDFAPEEAWTVVAADLEDLASLLCPESAAGE